One Rhizobiales bacterium GAS188 DNA window includes the following coding sequences:
- a CDS encoding Threonine/homoserine/homoserine lactone efflux protein: MPDLTLWGLFVVASVVLLLTPGPAVLFIVARSVEQGRVAGLVSVLGIHLGTIVHITAAAVGLSALIVSSALAFAIVKYLGAAYLIWIGIRTFMAKDPDPEAPAVPAEPLRRVFRDGFVVNLFNPKTAIFFLAFLPQFVDPARGALHWQILILGLTFMGLGIMSDAMFALAAGVAGDFLRRNRRFLRFQRWFAGTSFIGLGVTAALATRK, encoded by the coding sequence ATGCCCGATCTGACCTTGTGGGGATTGTTCGTCGTGGCGTCGGTGGTGCTGCTGCTGACGCCGGGCCCGGCGGTGCTCTTCATCGTGGCGCGCTCGGTCGAGCAGGGGAGGGTGGCGGGGCTGGTCTCGGTGCTCGGCATCCATCTCGGCACGATCGTCCACATCACCGCGGCGGCGGTCGGGCTCTCGGCCCTCATCGTGTCGTCGGCGCTCGCCTTCGCGATCGTCAAGTATCTCGGCGCCGCCTATCTCATCTGGATCGGCATCCGCACCTTCATGGCCAAGGACCCCGATCCCGAAGCGCCCGCGGTGCCGGCCGAGCCGCTGCGCCGCGTCTTCCGCGATGGCTTCGTGGTCAATCTCTTCAACCCGAAGACGGCGATCTTCTTCCTCGCCTTCCTGCCGCAATTCGTCGATCCCGCGCGCGGCGCGCTGCATTGGCAGATCCTCATTCTCGGCCTCACCTTCATGGGGCTCGGCATCATGAGCGACGCGATGTTCGCGCTGGCGGCCGGGGTCGCCGGCGATTTCCTCCGCCGTAACCGACGCTTCCTGCGCTTCCAGCGCTGGTTCGCCGGCACCTCGTTCATCGGCCTCGGGGTCACCGCGGCATTGGCGACGCGGAAATAG
- a CDS encoding transcriptional regulator, AraC family with amidase-like domain, whose product MIRSKPRRIVMLSYEGANLVDVCGPVQAFETARRHMQLQGLDAYETVVASETGGPVVTGAGLAILTRPVAELEAAAIDTLIVPGGSPGGEPVTPGALVGWVAAHAAAMRRVCSVCTGAFTLAAAGLLNGRRATTHWRWAELLARRHPSIRVEPDPIFIRDGSLWTSAGVTAGMDLALALIEEDVGHRVAIEVARDLVMFMKRPGGQSQFSVPLAAQTAGDALFGDLHAWMVTHLVEDLRVERLAERVGMSPRSFARLYAARVGNTPAKTVEMMRLEAARRALEETDLPTKRIAAELGYGDEQNLRRVFQRQLGIGPAQYRDRFSGHQVYGVAAPVT is encoded by the coding sequence ATGATCCGTTCGAAGCCACGCCGCATCGTCATGCTCAGCTACGAGGGCGCAAACCTCGTCGATGTCTGTGGCCCGGTGCAAGCCTTCGAGACGGCGCGGCGGCACATGCAGCTCCAGGGTCTTGATGCCTACGAGACCGTGGTCGCCTCGGAGACGGGCGGCCCAGTGGTGACGGGGGCTGGCCTCGCCATCCTGACAAGGCCGGTCGCCGAGCTCGAGGCTGCTGCGATCGACACCCTGATCGTTCCTGGCGGCAGCCCCGGCGGGGAGCCCGTGACGCCGGGGGCGTTGGTCGGCTGGGTCGCGGCTCATGCCGCCGCCATGCGCCGCGTCTGCTCGGTCTGCACGGGCGCTTTCACGCTGGCGGCGGCCGGGCTGCTCAACGGCAGGCGGGCGACGACGCATTGGCGCTGGGCGGAGCTGCTGGCGAGGCGGCACCCCTCGATCCGGGTCGAGCCCGACCCGATCTTCATCCGCGACGGATCGCTCTGGACCTCGGCCGGGGTGACGGCCGGGATGGACCTCGCCCTCGCTTTGATCGAGGAGGATGTCGGCCATCGCGTCGCCATCGAGGTGGCGCGCGACCTCGTGATGTTCATGAAGCGGCCCGGTGGGCAATCGCAATTCAGCGTGCCGCTTGCGGCGCAGACCGCGGGAGATGCGCTGTTCGGCGATCTGCATGCCTGGATGGTGACGCATCTCGTCGAGGATCTGCGGGTGGAGCGCCTGGCCGAGCGGGTCGGCATGTCGCCGCGCAGCTTCGCCCGCCTCTACGCTGCCCGGGTCGGCAACACCCCGGCCAAGACCGTCGAAATGATGCGCCTCGAAGCCGCCCGCCGCGCGCTCGAGGAAACCGATCTTCCGACCAAGCGCATCGCGGCGGAGCTCGGCTATGGCGACGAGCAGAATCTCAGGCGGGTGTTTCAGCGCCAGCTCGGCATCGGCCCCGCCCAATATCGCGACCGTTTTTCGGGCCATCAGGTTTACGGCGTCGCCGCGCCAGTGACATAA
- a CDS encoding Methyltransferase domain-containing protein has translation MGDVSRREHWQGVYTNKSESEVSWFQETPTLSLELMSLAGATAPSAIIDIGGGASRLVDALAEAGFQDVTVLDLSDAALSAARTRLGARAHQVKWVVADVTRWEPRQAYDLWHDRAAFHFLTEEHDRNAYVARLTRAVKPGGHAIIATFALDGPERCSGLPVMRYDAEALGRAIGKPFALIESRRHEHKTPWGSGQRFQFSLFRRVISA, from the coding sequence ATGGGTGACGTAAGCCGTCGGGAGCATTGGCAGGGGGTCTACACCAACAAAAGCGAATCCGAGGTGAGCTGGTTTCAGGAGACACCGACCTTGTCTCTGGAGCTGATGTCGCTCGCAGGTGCAACCGCCCCCTCAGCCATCATCGATATTGGCGGTGGCGCTTCGCGTTTGGTTGATGCCCTCGCCGAGGCCGGGTTTCAGGACGTCACCGTGCTCGACCTCTCGGATGCCGCCCTATCCGCCGCCAGGACCCGCCTCGGCGCCCGAGCCCATCAGGTCAAGTGGGTCGTGGCCGACGTGACGAGATGGGAGCCGCGACAGGCCTATGACCTTTGGCACGACCGGGCGGCCTTCCACTTCCTCACCGAGGAACATGATCGCAACGCATATGTGGCGCGTCTGACGAGGGCCGTGAAACCTGGCGGGCATGCGATCATCGCCACCTTTGCGCTTGACGGCCCGGAACGCTGCAGCGGCCTGCCGGTGATGCGTTACGATGCCGAAGCTCTCGGGCGGGCGATCGGCAAGCCTTTCGCGCTGATCGAGTCCCGCCGCCATGAGCACAAAACCCCATGGGGTTCCGGGCAGCGCTTCCAATTCAGCCTGTTCCGTCGCGTCATCAGCGCCTAG
- a CDS encoding DNA polymerase-3 subunit beta produces MAKAAAKPRTKKIEDEAPITLRVSRADLADALSLAIGAVKKTNVIPILSNVMLEVEAGEMRITASDLDMQVRAGVAVEGLPFGTTVPAHTLSEIVRSLPEGAVITMAMSEDGHRLEVGSGRSRWKLPAIQVEDFPDIDQEGDPVAFKVPAAALTELIERTEFAMASDATRPYLCGIYLHRRGEGQKARLHAVATHGHVLSHFNIEAIGDLPEFPSIILPRMAVPMLKRLCAAAQDDITLEFYCPSGHPEIATRLSITSGGKRLTTKLVDGSFPDYQRVIQPDGPIAVTIDREEALAEIKRVVILANSESKTIKIEGADTTLHISVRESERGFSEGEMAAEIEGGEALIALNADYLVGALSTMTTESAVLRLQAADRPIKLYERDGSDALLIIMPLRF; encoded by the coding sequence ATGGCCAAGGCAGCTGCAAAACCGCGCACGAAGAAGATCGAGGACGAAGCCCCGATCACGTTGCGGGTTTCCCGCGCCGATCTCGCCGACGCGCTTTCGCTCGCGATCGGCGCCGTCAAGAAGACGAACGTCATTCCGATCCTGTCGAACGTGATGCTCGAGGTCGAGGCCGGCGAGATGCGGATCACCGCGTCCGATCTCGACATGCAAGTCCGCGCCGGCGTTGCGGTCGAGGGCTTGCCCTTCGGCACCACCGTGCCGGCGCATACGCTTTCGGAGATCGTCAGGAGCCTACCGGAAGGCGCCGTGATCACCATGGCGATGTCCGAGGACGGCCATCGCCTCGAGGTGGGATCGGGGCGCTCGCGCTGGAAGCTACCCGCGATCCAGGTCGAGGACTTCCCCGACATCGACCAGGAAGGCGATCCGGTCGCTTTCAAGGTGCCAGCGGCGGCGCTCACTGAGCTGATCGAGCGCACCGAATTCGCCATGGCCAGCGACGCGACGCGCCCTTATCTCTGCGGCATCTATCTGCATCGCCGCGGCGAGGGCCAGAAGGCCCGGCTGCACGCGGTCGCGACGCATGGCCATGTGCTATCGCACTTCAATATCGAGGCGATCGGGGATCTGCCGGAATTCCCTAGCATCATCCTGCCACGCATGGCCGTCCCCATGCTGAAGCGGCTTTGCGCGGCCGCGCAAGACGACATCACCCTCGAATTCTATTGCCCATCCGGACACCCCGAGATCGCCACGCGCCTATCGATCACGAGCGGCGGCAAGCGACTGACGACGAAGCTCGTCGACGGGTCCTTCCCGGATTATCAGCGCGTGATCCAGCCGGATGGCCCGATCGCCGTGACCATCGATCGGGAAGAGGCGCTTGCCGAGATCAAGCGCGTCGTGATCCTGGCCAACTCCGAGTCGAAAACGATCAAGATCGAAGGAGCCGATACCACCCTGCATATATCCGTGCGCGAGTCGGAGCGTGGTTTCTCCGAAGGGGAGATGGCGGCCGAGATCGAGGGCGGCGAAGCGCTGATCGCGCTCAACGCAGATTATCTTGTCGGCGCGCTCAGCACGATGACGACCGAGTCCGCCGTCCTGCGCCTGCAAGCCGCCGATCGTCCCATCAAACTCTATGAGCGGGACGGCAGCGATGCGCTCCTTATCATCATGCCGCTGAGGTTCTGA
- a CDS encoding AsmA-like C-terminal region: MARRIACGVVAFVFAVAVLALLAFGGLVWRLSQGPLSLDEFAPRITEALQQRLSGGFAVSLSGAALERRGAVPTLTVKGLSIKDATGREIISAPKAEVDFDPQRLFRADAGLRRISLIGPQFKASITRQGEISLVAAFTPQAGTPPAPALQAAAPAADAAIQNASGQDASSQDASGAPHVRHGLVATYDDLFGPRGPFKVVSYVGIEDGNLLVDDQRTGEEISFSNVTASFERDVHERVHLSLKGPSGEWSLDAAVERGAGNERRLVVSPKDAPVGDVLLPLVPRPLVLAPDMPVSGRIDIDIGGDGRIKTAQGALTAGAAAWNKPGETSPIMVTDEISAAFSYDGSSHAIEVSKFGVLAGDTDLSVKGRILPATDGNYAFEFTGGKGAVAGATPGERPIVLERISMSGTLSPRDATISLSPLELSGKDVSVAMNATYRRGRSGGLTLAIQSGRMPARALLALWPPDITKDIRKYLVERLDRGVVEHFSLINTYNEAVLAEALAARPVPDDSVKLSADISDATLRASDDLPPLTSLALHVDGTGHTSTISLLGGSVDLGDGRVMQLSDGRFQVADTTKKPATAQVSLHVQGGADGFVAAMQRDAPRGTAQPFAPENISGSGEAHVQFQLTLRDGVKPKDVPVTVQGTLSKLTVQDVGAGQKLENAQATFALAGGVMTGKGEGRFAGVPAAIEFRKDAGDAAPQIKLSMTLDDAARAKLGLRAGRAITGPMPVKISPAAEVGAAPSFDVEADLTRTAIDGFIPGWTKPAGRPGKLTFRLAPGEEQTRFSKINLASAPVAVTGDVVTAKDGSLVSAKFDGFKISPGDDLRVEVARGEGNVYKTTVRGAAIDLRPYIKSFMSGSQTDTQDADLDLKAASAIGFGDEKGTGLDLRLSRRGVGLTDFRFGGQVGKADVSGTISREGRPLITIEAADAGAFLRFMDLYRHMNSGTMVLRLTPSVGSQAGAVSIRDFSLRNEEALARIFAAAPPPRTTSDGAAIAPLTPGEAQFNRMQASFVRNAGRLDIREALIVGNQAGITVSGPLDFARNTTNLSGTFVPAYGLNNVFSKVPLFGPLLGGGTNEGLLGVNFHVSGSLSQPDVTVNPLSAITPGFLRKLFEIGGPGARDLVPDSTQKPLDVGRSGR; encoded by the coding sequence ATGGCCCGGCGGATCGCGTGCGGCGTTGTGGCCTTCGTCTTCGCTGTCGCGGTGCTGGCGCTGCTGGCCTTTGGCGGCCTCGTCTGGCGCTTGTCGCAAGGGCCCCTATCGCTCGACGAATTCGCCCCGCGCATCACCGAGGCCTTGCAGCAGAGGCTGTCGGGCGGCTTTGCAGTCTCGTTATCGGGAGCCGCGCTCGAGAGGCGCGGCGCCGTGCCGACGCTGACCGTGAAGGGCCTGTCGATCAAGGATGCGACCGGGCGTGAGATCATCTCGGCCCCGAAGGCCGAGGTCGATTTCGATCCGCAGCGCCTTTTCCGCGCGGATGCCGGCTTGCGGCGCATCTCGCTGATCGGGCCGCAGTTCAAGGCCTCGATCACGCGACAGGGCGAGATTTCGCTGGTCGCCGCCTTCACGCCGCAGGCCGGAACACCACCTGCGCCAGCACTACAAGCAGCGGCTCCGGCCGCGGACGCCGCCATCCAAAATGCGTCCGGCCAAGATGCGTCCAGCCAAGATGCGTCCGGGGCTCCGCATGTCCGGCACGGCCTCGTCGCCACCTATGATGATCTCTTCGGCCCGCGCGGCCCCTTCAAGGTGGTCTCCTATGTGGGCATCGAGGACGGCAACCTTCTCGTCGACGATCAGCGCACCGGCGAAGAGATCAGCTTCTCGAACGTCACCGCCTCTTTCGAGCGCGATGTGCACGAACGCGTGCATCTGTCGCTGAAGGGGCCGTCGGGGGAGTGGTCGCTCGATGCCGCCGTCGAGCGCGGCGCCGGCAATGAACGTCGCCTCGTGGTCAGCCCCAAGGACGCGCCGGTCGGCGACGTGCTCTTGCCGCTCGTGCCGCGGCCATTGGTGCTCGCGCCCGACATGCCGGTCTCGGGGCGCATCGACATCGATATCGGCGGCGACGGGCGGATCAAGACGGCGCAGGGGGCGTTGACCGCAGGAGCAGCGGCCTGGAACAAGCCGGGCGAGACATCTCCGATCATGGTGACGGACGAGATCTCCGCGGCCTTCTCCTATGACGGCTCGTCGCATGCGATCGAGGTGAGCAAGTTCGGCGTTCTGGCCGGCGACACCGACCTCTCGGTCAAGGGGCGTATTCTCCCGGCGACGGACGGCAATTATGCTTTCGAGTTCACCGGCGGCAAGGGCGCGGTCGCCGGCGCCACCCCGGGCGAAAGGCCGATCGTGCTCGAGCGTATTTCCATGAGCGGTACCTTGTCGCCGCGCGACGCCACGATCTCGCTGAGCCCGCTCGAGCTCTCCGGCAAGGATGTCTCGGTCGCCATGAATGCCACCTATCGGCGCGGCCGCAGCGGTGGGCTGACGCTCGCCATCCAATCGGGGCGCATGCCGGCGCGCGCGCTTCTTGCGCTATGGCCCCCAGACATCACCAAGGATATTCGCAAATACCTGGTCGAGCGGCTCGATCGCGGCGTGGTCGAGCATTTTTCGCTGATCAATACCTACAACGAGGCCGTGCTGGCCGAGGCTCTGGCCGCCCGGCCGGTGCCTGACGACTCCGTCAAGCTGTCGGCCGATATCTCGGACGCAACCTTGCGCGCCTCGGACGACCTGCCTCCGCTCACCTCGCTCGCCCTCCATGTCGACGGGACCGGACACACCTCGACCATCTCGCTCCTGGGCGGCAGCGTCGACCTCGGCGATGGGCGCGTGATGCAGTTGAGCGATGGGCGCTTCCAGGTTGCCGACACCACCAAGAAGCCGGCGACCGCCCAGGTGAGCTTGCACGTCCAGGGCGGCGCCGACGGCTTCGTCGCGGCGATGCAACGCGATGCACCGCGCGGCACGGCGCAGCCCTTCGCGCCCGAGAACATCTCGGGGAGCGGAGAGGCGCATGTCCAGTTCCAGCTGACGCTGCGTGACGGCGTGAAGCCCAAGGATGTGCCCGTGACCGTGCAAGGCACCCTCTCCAAGCTGACGGTGCAGGATGTCGGAGCCGGGCAGAAGCTCGAGAACGCGCAAGCGACCTTCGCGCTCGCGGGCGGGGTGATGACCGGCAAGGGCGAGGGGCGGTTCGCCGGCGTGCCTGCCGCCATCGAGTTCCGCAAGGATGCCGGAGACGCTGCCCCGCAGATCAAGCTGTCGATGACCCTCGACGATGCGGCGCGCGCCAAGCTCGGGCTGCGCGCCGGACGCGCCATCACCGGACCGATGCCGGTCAAGATCTCGCCTGCCGCCGAGGTCGGGGCGGCGCCTTCCTTCGATGTCGAGGCCGATCTGACGCGAACCGCGATCGACGGCTTCATTCCCGGTTGGACAAAGCCCGCCGGCCGCCCCGGCAAGCTCACCTTCCGCCTGGCGCCGGGCGAAGAGCAGACGCGCTTCAGCAAGATCAATCTCGCCTCGGCGCCCGTCGCCGTGACCGGAGACGTAGTGACCGCCAAGGACGGCTCGCTCGTTTCGGCCAAGTTCGACGGCTTCAAGATATCGCCTGGCGATGATCTGCGCGTCGAGGTCGCGCGCGGCGAGGGCAATGTCTACAAGACCACCGTCAGGGGAGCGGCCATCGATCTACGCCCCTACATCAAGAGCTTCATGTCGGGCTCGCAGACCGACACCCAGGATGCCGATCTCGACCTGAAGGCCGCGAGCGCCATCGGCTTCGGCGACGAGAAAGGGACGGGGCTCGATCTGCGTCTCAGCCGTCGCGGGGTCGGCCTCACCGATTTCCGCTTCGGCGGGCAGGTCGGCAAGGCCGATGTGAGCGGCACGATCAGCCGCGAGGGCCGGCCCTTGATCACCATCGAGGCGGCCGATGCCGGGGCCTTCCTGCGCTTCATGGATCTCTACCGGCACATGAATTCCGGGACCATGGTGCTGCGCCTGACGCCGAGCGTCGGCTCCCAAGCGGGTGCCGTCAGCATCCGCGATTTCAGCTTGCGCAACGAGGAGGCGCTGGCGCGCATTTTCGCTGCCGCCCCGCCGCCGCGAACGACCTCTGACGGCGCCGCCATCGCCCCGCTGACGCCCGGAGAGGCACAGTTCAACCGCATGCAGGCGAGCTTCGTGCGCAACGCGGGACGTCTCGACATCCGCGAGGCGCTGATCGTCGGCAACCAGGCCGGCATCACCGTTTCGGGCCCCCTGGATTTCGCCCGCAACACCACCAATCTCTCGGGCACCTTCGTGCCGGCCTATGGGCTCAACAACGTCTTCAGCAAAGTGCCCCTGTTCGGGCCGCTGCTCGGCGGAGGCACCAATGAAGGGCTGCTCGGCGTCAACTTCCACGTCTCCGGCTCGCTCTCGCAGCCCGATGTGACCGTCAATCCGCTCTCGGCCATCACGCCCGGCTTCCTGCGCAAGCTGTTCGAGATCGGTGGCCCGGGCGCCCGCGATCTCGTGCCCGACTCAACGCAAAAGCCGCTCGATGTCGGCCGCTCGGGGCGCTGA
- a CDS encoding Site-specific recombinase XerD, with protein sequence MSVYRPKKSPHFHYDFRFRGHRFTGTTGSANRRDAKAVETVKRADAAKELDQKAAIQSGPMTINIATDRYWLEVGQFHKRSDNTLRSLGWLTKTIGKSKLLTEITNPVVAEIVAKRRGGGVKPATVNRYVTEMLRKVIYRARDVWEVAVAKITWKLHLLKEPKERVRELSADEERRLFAALKTDYHPIVLFALKSGCRLAECVGLTWSQVDWGNRLIRIHGKGDVVDTIPMSTAVRDLLWPLQNYHETKVFTYVDLAGDVCPITMAGLDTAFGRAIDRAGIVDFRYHDLRHTMATRLLRAKGNLRIVQKVLRHTTIATTTKYAHALDADIRDGLEAMEAASEAKSPGKTPGRRPKRLKRKG encoded by the coding sequence GTGTCCGTCTATCGCCCGAAGAAGTCGCCGCACTTTCACTACGACTTCCGGTTCCGAGGTCATCGGTTTACTGGAACGACTGGAAGCGCAAACAGGCGCGACGCCAAGGCCGTCGAGACGGTAAAGCGCGCCGACGCGGCGAAGGAGCTCGACCAGAAGGCCGCGATCCAGAGCGGGCCTATGACCATCAACATCGCCACGGACCGCTACTGGCTCGAGGTGGGGCAGTTCCACAAGCGCTCCGACAACACCCTCCGATCCCTTGGGTGGCTGACCAAGACCATCGGCAAGAGCAAGCTGCTGACCGAGATTACCAATCCGGTCGTCGCCGAGATCGTGGCCAAGCGCCGAGGCGGTGGCGTCAAGCCCGCGACCGTCAACAGATATGTCACCGAGATGCTGCGAAAGGTCATCTATCGGGCTCGCGACGTCTGGGAGGTCGCGGTCGCGAAGATCACCTGGAAGCTGCACCTGCTGAAGGAGCCGAAAGAGAGGGTGCGCGAGCTCTCGGCCGATGAGGAGCGGCGCCTGTTTGCGGCGCTCAAGACCGACTATCACCCGATCGTGCTGTTCGCCCTCAAGAGCGGCTGCCGGCTTGCCGAGTGCGTCGGGCTCACCTGGTCACAGGTCGATTGGGGCAACCGCCTGATCCGCATCCACGGCAAGGGCGATGTGGTCGACACCATCCCCATGAGCACTGCCGTGCGCGACCTTCTGTGGCCTCTGCAGAACTATCACGAGACCAAGGTATTCACCTATGTAGATCTCGCCGGCGACGTCTGCCCGATCACGATGGCGGGCTTGGACACGGCCTTCGGCCGCGCCATAGATCGCGCCGGTATCGTCGACTTCCGCTATCACGATCTGCGGCACACTATGGCGACGCGGCTACTTCGGGCGAAGGGCAACCTTCGGATCGTCCAGAAGGTGCTACGCCACACGACGATCGCTACGACCACCAAATATGCCCACGCCCTGGACGCGGACATCCGCGACGGCCTCGAGGCGATGGAAGCGGCTTCGGAAGCAAAAAGTCCCGGAAAAACTCCCGGACGCCGTCCTAAGCGCTTGAAAAGAAAGGGCTGA
- a CDS encoding tyrosyl-tRNA synthetase — MSHRSDFLRTLDERGFIHQCSDFEGLDALALKGQAIGYIGFDCTAVSLHMGSLIQIMMLHWLQQTGNRPIALMGGGTTRVGDPSGRDDSRRLLSIEEIEANKDGIKQVFSRFLRFGDKDTDAIMLDNAEWLTKLNYIDFLRDVGRHFSVNRMLSMDSVKLRLEREHEMSFIEFNYMCLQSYDFVELSKRTGCNLQMGGSDQWGNIITGVDLGRRMGTHQLYALTTPLLTTPSGAKMGKTAAGAVWLNAELFSPYDYWQYWRNTEDADVGRFLKLFTVLPLAEIARLEALQGAEINEAKKTLANAATALLHGEDAAAEAAETARKTFEEGALAETLPTVEVTRAEFEAGLGLPIAFVRAGLVASNGEARRQIKGGGLRVNDAPVSDERATLQASDLTREGVVKLSLGRKRHVLLKPV; from the coding sequence ATGTCCCACCGATCCGATTTCCTCCGAACGCTGGATGAGCGCGGCTTCATCCATCAATGCTCCGATTTCGAGGGGCTCGACGCGCTCGCGCTCAAGGGTCAGGCGATCGGCTATATCGGTTTCGACTGCACGGCGGTGTCGCTGCATATGGGCTCGCTCATCCAGATCATGATGCTCCATTGGCTGCAGCAGACCGGCAACCGGCCGATCGCGCTGATGGGCGGGGGCACGACGCGCGTCGGCGATCCTTCGGGCAGGGACGATTCGCGCAGGCTGCTCTCGATCGAGGAGATCGAAGCCAACAAGGACGGCATCAAGCAGGTCTTCTCGCGCTTCCTCCGCTTCGGCGACAAGGACACCGATGCGATCATGCTCGACAATGCCGAATGGCTGACCAAGCTCAACTACATCGACTTCCTGCGCGATGTCGGGCGGCATTTCTCGGTCAATCGCATGCTGTCGATGGATTCGGTGAAGCTTCGCCTCGAGCGCGAGCACGAGATGTCCTTCATCGAATTCAACTATATGTGCCTGCAATCCTATGATTTCGTCGAATTGTCGAAGCGCACCGGCTGCAACCTGCAGATGGGCGGCTCCGACCAATGGGGCAATATCATCACCGGCGTCGATCTCGGGCGGCGCATGGGGACGCATCAGCTTTATGCGCTGACGACGCCGCTCCTCACCACCCCCTCAGGCGCCAAGATGGGCAAGACGGCGGCAGGCGCGGTCTGGCTCAACGCCGAGCTCTTCAGCCCCTATGATTACTGGCAATACTGGCGCAATACCGAGGATGCCGATGTCGGGCGCTTCCTGAAGCTGTTCACGGTGCTGCCGCTCGCCGAGATCGCCCGTCTCGAAGCTCTGCAGGGCGCCGAGATCAACGAGGCGAAGAAGACGCTCGCCAATGCGGCGACCGCGCTGCTGCACGGGGAGGATGCGGCGGCGGAAGCCGCCGAGACGGCGCGCAAGACCTTCGAGGAAGGCGCGCTCGCCGAGACCTTGCCGACCGTCGAGGTGACGCGCGCCGAGTTCGAGGCCGGGCTCGGCCTGCCCATCGCCTTCGTGCGCGCCGGCCTCGTCGCTTCGAATGGCGAGGCGCGTCGGCAGATCAAGGGCGGCGGACTCAGGGTCAACGACGCGCCGGTCAGCGATGAACGTGCCACGCTCCAGGCCTCCGACCTGACGCGCGAGGGCGTGGTCAAGCTGTCGCTCGGCCGCAAGCGCCATGTGCTGCTGAAGCCGGTGTGA
- a CDS encoding peroxiredoxin Q/BCP, with protein sequence MAQLGEGDAAPDFKLPGDDGGEIALASFKGEKLVLYFYPKADTSGCTKEANEFNDLLKDFGKAGVRVLAVSPDPVKALHKFKTKYGLGFKLVGDESHAMLEAYGVWAQKSMYGRSYMGVERSTFLIGKDGRIAKAWRKVKVEGHASEVLDAARAL encoded by the coding sequence ATGGCGCAACTTGGCGAAGGCGATGCGGCGCCCGACTTCAAGCTGCCGGGCGATGACGGCGGCGAAATCGCCCTCGCGAGCTTCAAGGGCGAGAAGCTGGTCCTCTATTTCTACCCGAAAGCCGATACCTCGGGCTGCACCAAGGAAGCCAATGAATTCAATGACCTCCTGAAGGATTTCGGCAAAGCGGGCGTCCGCGTGCTCGCCGTATCCCCCGATCCGGTCAAGGCGCTGCACAAGTTCAAGACCAAATATGGCTTGGGCTTCAAGCTCGTCGGCGATGAAAGCCACGCCATGCTGGAGGCTTATGGCGTCTGGGCGCAGAAGTCCATGTATGGGCGCAGCTATATGGGCGTCGAGCGGTCGACCTTCCTGATCGGCAAGGACGGCCGCATCGCCAAGGCCTGGCGCAAGGTGAAGGTCGAAGGCCATGCGAGCGAGGTGCTCGACGCCGCCCGCGCGCTCTGA